GACGAGTTTCTTCTTGAAGACCTTCTCCAGATCCTTCCACTGACCGGGTTTCTGAACCGCTGTCTCCGCAGTCCGGTCGTCCAATCGGGTGAAGCATTACAAGATCGTCCAGTCCAATGAGAGCAGCTTCCACATCGCGGCCAGCCTGCCGTTCCCCACCCTGCAGGCTCTGGTGGAACACTACCAGAGCGCCGTCCTGCAGAACGCCGGCCGGCTGGGGAGCGCCTGCAAGAGGGTGAGACGGTCGTTCGTCCAATGTGACGCCACTGAGCGCCACAGCCAGCAGGAAACATGGCCGCCGAACGGCACGGACGCTGGAGCGCTCGGTCACGTTTATGAAAACAGCTTTACAGGTTCAGGTTTCATGGAAGGAATCAAAAACCGCAAGACGCAAAAAAAGACGTGACGACTTTATTTAGATGAAGGGCGTGTTTCAGATTCACTCCAGAGTGAATCTGAAAATCTCAACATGTCCACTGCTGGTAATACTGCTAGTggctaactaactaactaactaactaactaaccaaccatataaaactaaaaactaaatTAACTAACTACTAAGTAGCTAAGTAACTactaactaaataaataagcaactgctttaaaactaaaaactaaatTAACTAATTACTAAGTAGCTAACTAACTAACTACTaactaaataactaaataactaATTACTACTAACAAAATGACCAATGAACTACTAAATAGCTAAATAATTgacagattaaataaataaccagCTACTACTAATTAAATAACTAACTAATCATCCAACtactaactaactaactgacTAAGTAACTAACTATCCAACTACTACTAACTAAATAACTATTACCAActattgactgactgactgaataaCTAACAAACTTACTACCACTACTTGCTAAATTACCAACTACTAGAAAACTAATCAACTAAATAACTAACTGATTAAATAACTAACCAACTACTACTAATTGAATAACTAACCATCCAACTAATAACTGACTGGCTGACTAACTAAATGACTAACTAACTAAATAAACTACTGACTAAATAACTATTTCTAATGAATTAGATAACTAACGAACTAAATAAGTAACGTCCAACTaccaactaactaactaactaactaactaactaaccaCTATAAACTGTTTACTAGGAATGGGTATCATTTACAGTTTAACTTCTGAACCTCCTGGTTCTGCTCGTTGATCCAGTTCCTTCAGTTttttaatataataataataatcatttttttaaagctcaatGAAACATTGTTTTGAACTAATCACATTTCTTAACACTGATGTGTTAAACCGTGGATCATTTGGTGCTCAGCCGCAAAGCGAAAAcatacagttttattttgaaagtgtaatTTCCATTCCTCTGAGTcttatttttaaaactgaacTCTTAgttttttggggtgttttttgcttgtttttcttcatacaTGATCAAGTCCCTGTTCAGGTGTTTTTATGCATCCTGCTGTTTATAAAAGTCTGTGGACGCTTTTCTAAAGTATCGTTAAAAGAACCGGACCCTCAGAACCGGGTTCCTTTCACCCGGGACTCGGTACCTGATTCGGTTCCCTCCCGCCAACGCCGAGTCGGCATTTCACGACATCTCGATGAGAGACTCCATaaagcagccaatcacagaacCAGATCAGGTCCAGACCCGGAACTCAGAGGTCTGTGTTTTCactacttgtgtgtgtgtgtgtgtgtgtgtgtgtgtgtgtgtgtgtgtgtgtgtgtgtgtgtgtgtgtgtgtgtgtgtgtgtgcgcccccCCCAGCGGCAGCCCGGCCGGTCGGACCTGAGCCACTCCACCGTGGACCACTGGACCCTCCCGAAGGGGGAGTTCTCCCTCGGGGAGCAGCTGGGTTCCGGGTACTTCGCCGACGTTTACCGCGGACGCTGGAAGAACCTGATCAACGTGGCCGTCAAGATCCTGAAGAGCGGTAAAGGGCGGAGCACGGCGTTCGGGGGGGCACTGCCTTAGTGCCATAAAGCCTGCTTTCTTCTGGGTTTGGGTTCGAGTTCCTGCCGGTCGCTGAACAGGAAGTCAGGCCGtgtgatttcttcttctgcagactCGGACGTGGACTTCCGGGAGTTCCACCGAGAGGTCAACATGCTGAAGACGCTGCACCACCGCTACCTCATCTCGCTGTTCGCCATCTGCACCGAGTCGACGCCGTACTACATCATCACCGAGCTGATGGAGAAAGGCagcctgctgagcttcctgcgAGGTGGAACGCCGCACGCCGCCCGCCTCTCGCCGCCCGCCTCTCGCCTCTCGCCTCTCGCCCCGCCCTCCTCTCGCCCCGCCCTCCTCTCAGGCCTAAAGGGGCGGAGTGATCAGGAGAGTCTGCAGGGCCAAGGATCCAAACAGCACGATGCTAACAGCCAGCTAGCttgtttaaagaaataaaactaacacaaaaaagggaaaactttCCTAAAATATCgagaaaataacaaataaacacataacaGCTTAGATACAGTCAGatcagttagcattagcattagcatgtggACTCATGGTAACTTGAAGGGTTTATTAGAGGTCTGGAAAAAATCGAGTCACAAAAGtacagaggatttttttttttttttttttttgccatttttaaatcgattttttttcctcaaaaactTTAAATACTTCATtctagttttgtgttttgaagccGTGTTCAAAAATACTTGAAGACATCTGGATAGATTCTAGATAGATCTAGATTAGTTTAACAGTAATAAACTGAAGCCACCTCTGTTATTTTCTGAAGACATGAGGATAAAATGCTGGTTTgaagaaaactgtattttttacgcttttatttttgcttcttATATAGCTACACAGTCAAAGCTTTTGAAaagaaagtttaaaaggttAGACTCAGCTGTGACGAGCACTGCTCCTGACAGAGTCTCTAGATGTTTGAACTTTTTCTCATGGTCCGCTGTCAAAGccgaaaacaacaaacaaactggaaTGTGGctctcagagaggcagccctccgccacagctccaatcagtcaccaacaacaagaagaacaccagatatactAAAAAACATTGTATtcctccccaacacaaacagtgtctgtgagaaagctgtttgctgcttgttcatatctcagtgtttcctcacagtgaccgaCTCTCCGGAAcccccctgtttttgtctgttctggatcctggtatccggaacacttcctgatctggatcagcagctgatctctcttAGAGTCCTTGAAGAAATGACATTGTAATGTTCTCTAAGCctccttgtcatttattgttgagttatgcccagctatgtgaaagactgcctgatctctcaatgataaagaatcctttaaaaaactgCTGGATCCAGAAAGTGATCCGGATcgtcaccaaaatttaatggattctaagttgcCCAGGACCCGCatttccactaagtttcattgcaacccgtccataactttttccgtaatgttgctcacaaaacaaccaaccaacaaaccaacaaacccacGTGATTACAtcacctccttggcggaggtaaaaatCATCAGAATCAAGGAATCGCAATTTACATCAAATCAGCGCCACAAAAAACTCGTAGAAAATCAAATCAGGAACAAACATGGTCCGAGCCGTAGTCTTTATTCTCTCAGGCATTTACAGTACTTGGTTAGAAattacccacaatgctttgcCATATCCACCCTGACACAGGACTCAGGAAGCTCCCCAGGTTCCttcagtccaggttctcctggtagAACCTTCCAAGAAGGACAGGTCTGGCCTGAAGGCTgggctaagctaagctaagctaagctaagctaagctaagctgaACAGCTCAAGTCGACGTTCCACTCCCCGTTTACGGTGGAGTTTCAAGCGGCAAAGtctcgttttttttgtttaaagttttgcgtttccatggcaacaagtgtccgtttccatagaaacggcagaaacactgtagCCAGTGTATTTTTCAGTTGTTCCAGCAGTTGGAGCTGTTGCTGGTTTGTTGGGGTTGGGGGTCTGCCTGAAAGGGGCGGAGCCTAAAGCCTCTCAGGAAGTGGTTACCATGGAGACAGACTGTGTCCCCCCGTCCAGGACCGGAGGGCCGGCTGCAGGACGTCCCGGCGCTGGTGGACATGAGCGTGCAGGTGTCGGAGGCCATGGCGTACCTGGAGGAGCGGCGCAGCATCCACCGGGACCTGGCGGCGCGGAACGTCCTGGTGGGGGCCGACTACATCTGCAAGGTGGCCGACTTCGGCCTGGCCAGGATCATCAAGGTGGGGCGGAGACGGAGGAGCAGCgccgccgagccgagccgagcctcCGTCGGCCTGACGCCGTTCTGCTCTCCCCCGTCAGGAACCCGTCTACGTCACCACGGAGAAGAAGATCCCGTACAAGTGGAGCGCCCCCGAGGCCCTGAGCCACGGAACGTTCTCCAGCAAGTCCGACGTCTGGTCCTTCGGGATCCTGCTCTACGAGGTTTTCACCTACGGAGGCGTTCCTTACCCAGGTGGGTCCGACAGAGAGCCTCCCGACTGGACCCGGACCCTGGCTGACCCGGGTCCTGCTCGGAGCGCCGGTTTGCGGCGGGAACCCGCGGTGACCGAGCGCTGATCCGTGTTCCCCCCTCTGCTGGTCTGCTCAGGTCTGGATAACCAGGAAGTGTTCGAGCAGGTGAAGACCGGGTACCGGATGCCGAAGCCGACCGACTGCCCGGACTTCATCTACCACCTCATGACGGAGTGCTGGCAGCAGGAACCGGAGGACCGGCCCGACTTCAGGACGCTGCAGCGGCGGCTCAACAGCAGCACGTACGAGTTCAaatgaagccccgcccccaaagcCCTCCACTCCAGCAGGCCCCACCCcccagccctccaccccccctccccccgtcaCTGGcctctgttcagcttcatgcGAACTCAAACTGACACTCATTTCCACCACCATCTTTAAACCCGTCGGTCTGACTGTTTTGTCGTTTCTCCTGGCTGTTCTGTTTTTGTCCGTCCAGCGATGCTCTTTGCTCTTCAGTGTAAAGTTTGAGAGTTTTAATGATCAGAACTCTGCACTGCAGTTTTATCTTTATCTTCACTCTTCAGATTCTGCAGAATTTCTCCAATGAAAATATCAAATCTTCAGCTGGATATTTGAAGTGGGCggtgggggtcaaaggtcgaggGTTGAGGGTCTCGctcagcgcccccccccccccagaacccGGTTCAGGTTTTTGGACTGTCCAGGATGATGTAATCCTGTTCCTGAGCTGTACAGAAGTAAATATAAAAGTAGGAATAGAGAAGCTGAACTCTGGTTCAGTTTCAAATCAAAACCACAGAATGCAGCCGGTGAAGGAAGGATGGAGttcagcaggagaagaagaagaagaaacacttttttattttcttttttgtctattttttgtctctgctttttctgttgtctttatcttcttttggttttgtaaaaaaaaagtaaaagaaacttTAATCAGTTTATCACAATTTTTCCTGTGTTCTTTTTGCGTGTGTACTTTATCCATATTGTCTTCCTAAACTGTTTTAATCATGGAGATTATTCTGTTTCTGAAGATCAGTGTAAaacacaaatgattaaaaaaaaaaaaactgtttccgTTATATAACAGAAGTTTCAGGGACTCGAACCAGGGACTCCCCTGTGAGGCCAGTGCTCTCCACTGCACTACACTGACTGACCACTGAGGGGCAGCAGAGCCACACCACACACTTTTCAGCTCGACTGAATTTTTAAAATCCTTCAggtattttatcttttttcatcttttctctcatttctcttCCTACTTTTTCTTtgataattttctttttttaatctttttattttcctttctttattttttccttctttctaaacattttctatttttcttagttcttttttcctttccattgtttcagttttttttcctattttttcttttcctttgtttttctctctttgtttattATCTTTATATCAGTTtcgtctttgtgtttctttcttctttccatctttcttcttccttttctccaccctcctttctttttctttttggatttgttctttgcaaaaaaaaaaaaaaaagagagaaatacttaaactcctccacttgggccggAGTCTCCCCACCGGAGAGGACAGACCGCCGtcctctggtccaggaccagggcctcggGTCTGGAGGTGgtgatcctcatccccatcaCTTCACACCCGGCCGCagaccgccccagtgcatgatggtccaggttccatgaagccaacaggacagcaaaaagcaaagataaaatcctgtggtccctgacCCGGacccctccggctcctggtccctgaaccggaccccctctggctcctggtccctgaaccggaccccctctggctcctggtccctgaaccggaccccctccggctcctggtccccgaaccagaccccctccgactccgactcctggtccctgaaccagaccccctccggctcctggctgcacctgCAAATTGTGTCCATAgcgattataaacagaaccagGGACAAAGtccagccctgctggagtccaacatgcaccgggaacaggtctgacttcaTGTGTACCAGACTCCCAGTCCGGTCATACACCCcgaaaaacatggaaaaaattaatgtttttctttcactcacTGATGGTCTTTCTAAAGCCTCATTAATAAAGtggaaattataaaaaaaaatatatatatatatatatatatatatatatatatatatatatatatatatatatatatataaatagtttttttttttttttttttttttttttttcaatcactgATGGTCTTACTATATAACCTTACCTTCCAAATAACGTGGAAAACATGAATTTTTTTCGTTCAGTTTTCACTCACCGATGGTCTTTCTAAAGCCTTACCTcatgaataaagtggaaattatgattttttttttttaaatatttcatgcaCCGATGGTCTCACGATAGTCTTACCTCACGaacaaactggaaaataaagattttttttttttttgtttccactcACCGATGGTCTTACTTTACAACTCTTCGACTGTCGGCTGACCTCTTTAATATCATGGAGAAACGCAGCTTGTGAATCATAATCCTGCTCGCCTCATCAGACATACGCTAATGTTCATGCAAGGAATCTTTGagtgtctctgtgcagaaagacaactCCTGATCAGGCGGAGCGGCTGTGCTGGACAACAGGAGGAACACCGGATCCACATCAGTGTGAGAGAAGCAGAGGCCcgaccagcccagaccagatccagaagAGTGAGATATCACCCCGCCTGTGAGCGAAGacttcataaatacacacacattagatcAGACATGGCctctgctctgactctgtcagtgaggctgctggaggacagaccagggacacagaggaccagaattctgtccagaggcttcgcacaaataaattgtaatCTGGTTCTCGTTGGAAATCTGCATTgggactctttatttctgctcTCTATTTGGGATCCAAGAAAGAATGCGTAGGGTACGAGGAGCGATCGGAGGGGAGCCCGCCCGGCGCCGGAGGAAGAAAACTCCGTCCTCGACATTTGGCGTCATGAACAGGATCCCGGAGGCGGAATAAGGAGGCAGAGAAGGCACCGACGCCACAACCAGCTGGCCAGCAACTAAAAGGTAAAGTACTACCTGTTGTAAAAGTATCAATTGGCAACAACTAAACTGACGGTTGTGAAGCTGTTTGTGCTGGCACCTGCGGTTTAAATGTTGTAGAGGCAAATTTTGTTGTTGTGCGAggtctcatttgttttttacCTGCGTCTTCAGGGACGTCAGGGtaggttaaaggttaaaagtTAAAATGGATGGTGAACTTGATGACGTTATAAAGGAGTTGGGTGTGAAATGGGTTGAGGATCACACTGGACGTGTGTTCCCATTTggaaaatactgtaaaaatgtgtgGAGATTTCTGGAAAGTGCCGCAGGGGGCACAAGGGAGCAACAGGTAAAGTACGGGAAACAGGCGAAAGAAAGGATCAGAGTGTGGCAGGAAACTAATTGTTGCCCGCCGAACAAAGATGCTGTGAGTCTGTCACTGGTGTAGAGAAATGATAACAAAGCTGAAGGAAAAGAAAGGCGAGCTGATGAGAGAAGCACAGGCTGCTGGACGGCTGAAGAAGGGAAAGATTAGAAAAACGAGGGAAAGATGTGAAGAAGTGTTGTCGTTTATGAGTGTGTTGCTGCAAGCGTCCTGGAGGGCGAGGCGCAaacaggagcagaagaagaagaagaagaagaaggaagagctGCATAAGGGCCCTGTGGAGTGATGAGAGACAGCTGGGAGCTCAaaagggaggaaggagaagcaggagggTCTGGCGAGACCTCCATCTGACTCGCCTCCTGATGATACCGCTGAGGGCCACGTGATGGCGCCAGTGGTGAAAATACAGGGAAAATTTCAGGAACAGGGGAATATGAACAAACCGGGAAAGCTGAAACACATGATGACTGCTACGGGATGGAAATGAAGAGAGCGGCAAGACGCGAGGAGGAGACAACgtgtgaaagaagaagaagaaacagaagatgatgaagatgacaaTGGAGACGAGAGAGGACGGGAGCAAGACAGAGAAatacagcagaaacagaaaacatacacaaacaaaTTGGAGGAAGGGTCAACAAGTCCGTCAGGGAgagtggaagaagaggagatAATGGATCCACCAAATTCCTCACCGCAAACACCAGCAGGAGCAAACAtcccagcactgccacagcgcGGCGCATCACGCTTTACCCCGTCCTCCTGCACACACCAGATGCCCCTATTGGCCAAATCAGAGGGTCCTCCGATCTACAGACCATTCACATTCACAGACCTGAAGGCGGTATCAGAGAAGTTACCTCCATTAAAGGATGGCACACCAAATTTCTCAGATGCTTAACAGAGGTCACTACAGGAGAACAATTATGTCTCAGGGATTCAAGGAAAATAATTCAGGCCAAAGGGGGGTTACATACACTTAATGAACTGGAAGGAAGAGCAAATACCACGACTGAACCAGACAATGAACCACTGGGACATTACATAGAGGACTTGACTAAAGAACTAAGACGGATGTTTCCAGTAAAC
The DNA window shown above is from Salarias fasciatus chromosome 20, fSalaFa1.1, whole genome shotgun sequence and carries:
- the ptk6b gene encoding protein-tyrosine kinase 6b, yielding MSRPGARAGSSPEDRLRRACPCLGALWDRIFQEKSDPPAPPGPVYTAMWSFEAGHPDELSFRRGDLFLVLNSSGDWWDAHKIERNGRVLAAGIVPSNYLTQADSLSEQPWYFGTMNRFDAQGHLMGPENQDGSFLVRHSERDGVGYVLSVRSSNRVKHYKIVQSNESSFHIAASLPFPTLQALVEHYQSAVLQNAGRLGSACKRRQPGRSDLSHSTVDHWTLPKGEFSLGEQLGSGYFADVYRGRWKNLINVAVKILKSDSDVDFREFHREVNMLKTLHHRYLISLFAICTESTPYYIITELMEKGSLLSFLRGPEGRLQDVPALVDMSVQVSEAMAYLEERRSIHRDLAARNVLVGADYICKVADFGLARIIKEPVYVTTEKKIPYKWSAPEALSHGTFSSKSDVWSFGILLYEVFTYGGVPYPGLDNQEVFEQVKTGYRMPKPTDCPDFIYHLMTECWQQEPEDRPDFRTLQRRLNSSTYEFK